A region of Solea solea chromosome 7, fSolSol10.1, whole genome shotgun sequence DNA encodes the following proteins:
- the LOC131462857 gene encoding P2Y purinoceptor 14 isoform X2, which produces MDFVNSTPLTSNRSDFSSVFTHQVLPPLYFVICVVGLCLNGVSAWIFFRVPSDSGLVVYLKNMVVADLLMLATFPFKLATQLGLGGWRLHVVICRYTAVLFYSSMSRLGGVSALHLLQSVVFARVLAFLTWSLLLLCVLPNVVLTSQPANEENSRHCMNLKTPLGKQWHKWSTFFNVSLFWVTLVVLAFCYTSIAHRVYQSYRRVRRNNSDVCRKSNRSIFSILVVFFVCFVPYHVCRLPYTLSQMSGSSFTWYTRFLLFQLKEGTLFLSALNVCLDPIIYVLMCRTFRESLLKKLPGGERRPSLTTGHSLSNI; this is translated from the exons ATGGATTTCGTCAACTCCACCCCTCTGACCAGCAACCGATCAGACTTCAGCAGTGTCTTTACCCATCAGGTGCTGCCTCCGCTTTACTTTGTGATCTGTGTTGTGGGCCTGTGCCTGAATGGGGTTTCCGCCTGGATCTTCTTCAGAGTGCCCAGTGACTCCGGTCTGGTGGTCTACCTGAAGAACATGGTGGTGGCTGACCTCCTCATGCTCGCCACCTTCCCCTTCAAGCTGGCCACTCAGCTGGGTCTGGGAGGCTGGCGCCTCCATGTGGTCATCTGTCGCTACACTGCCGTGCTCTTCTACTCCTCCAT GTCCAGGTTGGGTGGCGTGTCTGCACTGCACCTCCTGCAGAGTGTTGTGTTTGCTCGGGTGCTGGCGTTCCTCACCTGGagcctgctcctcctctgtgtgctgCCCAACGTTGTGCTGACCAGCCAACCAGCCAATGAGGAGAACTCCCGCCACTGCATGAACCTCAAGACACCACTAGGTAAGCAGTGGCACAAGTGGTCTACATTCTTCAATGTGTCCCTGTTCTGGGTGACACTGGTGGTCCTTGCCTTCTGCTACACCTCCATCGCCCACAGGGTTTACCAGTCGTACCGCCGCGTGAGGCGCAACAACAGCGACGTCTGCCGCAAATCCAACCGCAGCATCTTCAGCATCCTGGTGGTGTTCTTTGTCTGCTTTGTGCCGTACCATGTCTGCCGACTGCCATACACCCTAAGCCAGATGTCAGGATCGAGCTTCACTTGGTACACTCGCTTCCTGCTGTTTCAGCTGAAGGAGGGGACACTCTTCCTGTCTGCCCTCAACGTCTGCCTCGACCCCATAATCTACGTCCTGATGTGTCGTACGTTCAGGGAGTCACTGCTGAAGAAACTGCCGGGGGGAGAGAGGAGGCCATCCCTGACCACTGGCCACAGTCTGAGCAACAtttag
- the LOC131462857 gene encoding P2Y purinoceptor 14 isoform X1: MDFVNSTPLTSNRSDFSSVFTHQVLPPLYFVICVVGLCLNGVSAWIFFRVPSDSGLVVYLKNMVVADLLMLATFPFKLATQLGLGGWRLHVVICRYTAVLFYSSMYVGIVFMGLISLERYVKIFRHTSSPSSSSCRSRLGGVSALHLLQSVVFARVLAFLTWSLLLLCVLPNVVLTSQPANEENSRHCMNLKTPLGKQWHKWSTFFNVSLFWVTLVVLAFCYTSIAHRVYQSYRRVRRNNSDVCRKSNRSIFSILVVFFVCFVPYHVCRLPYTLSQMSGSSFTWYTRFLLFQLKEGTLFLSALNVCLDPIIYVLMCRTFRESLLKKLPGGERRPSLTTGHSLSNI, from the coding sequence ATGGATTTCGTCAACTCCACCCCTCTGACCAGCAACCGATCAGACTTCAGCAGTGTCTTTACCCATCAGGTGCTGCCTCCGCTTTACTTTGTGATCTGTGTTGTGGGCCTGTGCCTGAATGGGGTTTCCGCCTGGATCTTCTTCAGAGTGCCCAGTGACTCCGGTCTGGTGGTCTACCTGAAGAACATGGTGGTGGCTGACCTCCTCATGCTCGCCACCTTCCCCTTCAAGCTGGCCACTCAGCTGGGTCTGGGAGGCTGGCGCCTCCATGTGGTCATCTGTCGCTACACTGCCGTGCTCTTCTACTCCTCCATGTATGTGGGTATCGTCTTCATGGGCCTCATCAGCCTTGAGCGCTATGTCAAGATTTTCCGTCACACCTCCTcgccctcctcatcctcctgcaGGTCCAGGTTGGGTGGCGTGTCTGCACTGCACCTCCTGCAGAGTGTTGTGTTTGCTCGGGTGCTGGCGTTCCTCACCTGGagcctgctcctcctctgtgtgctgCCCAACGTTGTGCTGACCAGCCAACCAGCCAATGAGGAGAACTCCCGCCACTGCATGAACCTCAAGACACCACTAGGTAAGCAGTGGCACAAGTGGTCTACATTCTTCAATGTGTCCCTGTTCTGGGTGACACTGGTGGTCCTTGCCTTCTGCTACACCTCCATCGCCCACAGGGTTTACCAGTCGTACCGCCGCGTGAGGCGCAACAACAGCGACGTCTGCCGCAAATCCAACCGCAGCATCTTCAGCATCCTGGTGGTGTTCTTTGTCTGCTTTGTGCCGTACCATGTCTGCCGACTGCCATACACCCTAAGCCAGATGTCAGGATCGAGCTTCACTTGGTACACTCGCTTCCTGCTGTTTCAGCTGAAGGAGGGGACACTCTTCCTGTCTGCCCTCAACGTCTGCCTCGACCCCATAATCTACGTCCTGATGTGTCGTACGTTCAGGGAGTCACTGCTGAAGAAACTGCCGGGGGGAGAGAGGAGGCCATCCCTGACCACTGGCCACAGTCTGAGCAACAtttag